In Streptomyces sp. NBC_00341, the DNA window ACCCGACCCCCGCGGCCGACCGGGCGACCGGCAGCAAGGCCAGGGCGAAGTCGACGGGCAGTTACGCGGCGCCGAACAAGAAGACCCCGGCGAAGAACCCGTACAACCCGTCGTTCGAGACGGGTGCGGTCGACTTCGTCAAGCAGAACCCGAAGGCCGACGGCCGCGGCATCACCATCGGTGTGCTGGACGCGGGCGTCGACCTCGGTCACCCCGCGCTCCAGAAGACCAGCACCGGCGAGCGCAAGATCACCGACTGGGTGACGGCCACCGACCCGGTCAGTGACGGCGACGGCACCTGGCTGCGGATGACGGACGCCGTGTCCGGCCCGACGTTCACCTACAAGGGCCGCACCTACTCGGCACCCAAGGGCAAGTACCGGATCAGCCTGTTCGCGGAGGCCGCCACCAAGGGCGGCGACATGGCGGGCGACCTGAACCGCGACGGCGACACCACCGACGTGTGGGCCGTGCTGTACGACCCGGTCACCGGCACCACCCGGGTGGACCTGAACAACAACGCGGACTTCCGCGACGACACCGTCATGAAGCCGTACAAGGAGAAGCACCAGGTCTCCTACTTCGGCAAGGACAACCCGCGCACCGATGTCGTCGAGCGCATCCCGTTCGTCGTGGAGAACCGCAAGGGCGTCGTCTACAACGCCGCCGGCGACACCTCCGACTACGTGTCCATCGGGGTCATCGAGTCCGAGCACGGCACGCACGTCGCGGGCATCACCGCGGCGAACGGCCTGTTCGGCGGCAAGATGAACGGTGCCGCGCCCGGCGCGAAGATCGTCTCCTCGCGTGCCTGCACCTGGGACGGCGGCTGCACCAACATCGCGCTCACCGAGGGCATGATCGACCTCGTCGTGAACCGCGGTGTCGATGTCGTCAACATGTCGATCGGCGGCCTGCCGCCGCTGAACGACGGCAACAACGCCCGCTCCGAGCTGTACAAGCGGCTCGTCGACAACTACGGCGTCCAGCTGGTCATCTCGGCCGGCAACGACGGTCCGGGCGTCAACACCATCGGTGACCCGGGCCTGGCCGACCACGTCATCTCGGTCGGCGCGTCCATCTCCAAGGAGACCTGGGCCGCGAACTACGGCTCGGCCGTCACCAAGAAGTACGACATGCTGCCGTTCTCCTCGCGCGGACCGCGTGAGGACGGCGGCTTCACGCCGACGCTGACGGCGCCCGGCGCGTCGATCAACTCGACGCAGACCTGGCTGCCGGGCTCCCCGGTCGCAGAGGCGGGCTACTCCCTGCCGGCCGGTTACTCCATGCTCCAGGGCACCTCGATGGCCTCGCCGCAGGCCGCCGGCGCCACCGCGCTGCTGCTGTCCGCCGCGAAGCAGAAGCACATCGAGCTGCCTCCGGCCGATCTGCGCACCGCGCTGACCAGCACCGCCACCCAGATCAAGGGAGTGCCCGCGCACGCCCAGGGTGCCGGTCTGATCGACATCATCGATGCCTGGAAGCAGATCAAGAAGCAGGGCGCCCCGGCGCACGAGTACACGGTCAGGGCACCGGTCGACACCGCGATCGACTTCGCGCTGAAGGACCCGGGCTTCGGCACCGGCCTGTACGACCGCGAGGGCGGCCTCAAGGCCGGCCAGCAGAAGTCGTACGACGTCACGGTCACCCGCACCACGGGCCCGGACAAGAAGGTCGAGCACAAGCTGTCCTGGAAGTACAACGACGGCACCTTCTCGCTGACCGGCTCCAAGAAGGTCTCGCTGCCGCTCGGCAAGCCGGTGACGGTCAAGGTCCAGGCGAAGCCGGGCAGCGCGGGCGTACACAGCGCGATCCTCCAGGTCGACGACGCGAAGACCTCCGGCGTCGACCAGCAGATCCTGGCCACCGTCGTCGTCTCCAAGAAGCTGACGAAGCCGGGCTACGCGTACAAGGCGTCCGGCTCGGTGCAGCGCAACGGCACCACGTCGTACTTCGTGACCGTGCCGGAGGGCGCCAAGACCCTTGAGGTCGCGATGAGCGCCCTGCGCTCGGGCAGCCAGACCCGCTTCATCTCCATCCACCCGTACGGGGTCGCGGTGGAGGACAGCGGGACGCCGTTCTGCTACCCGAACTACGACAACCCGGCCAACACCTGCCGCCCCGACGTGCGCTCGTACCCGGACCCGCAGGCCGGCGTCTGGGAGATCGAGGTCGAGGCCCGTCGTACGTCGCCGCTCCTGGACAACCCGTACAAGCTGGATGTCTCGCTGCTCGGCGCCTCCTTCGACCCGGCGGTGCAGACCATCCCCGAGGCGAAGATCGGCACCCCGGCCACGGTGGACTGGACGGTCACCAACAACGCGGGCGCCCTGGAGGGCAAGCTCAAGGGCGGCTCGCTGGGCTCGGCCAAGGTGGACCGCCCGTCGATCTCCACGGGCGACGAGAAGACCACCACGGTCACCATCGGTGAAGGTGTCGAGAAGCTCGACATCGCCATCGGTAACACCGCGGACGCCAACGCCGACCTCGACCTGTACGTCTACCGGGGCTCGGCCCAGGTGGGCGCCTCCACCACGGCCGGCTCCGAGGAGTCGGTCAGCCTGGTGAAGCCGGCCGCCGGCACGTACACGGTCGTCGTCGACGGCTACGACGTCCCGGCCGGCACCACCGAGTACGACTACCGCGACGTGTACTACTCGCCGTCGCTCGGCACCCTCTCCGTGGACGAGTCGAAGGCCGTGAACCTGGCCGCCGGCGCGTCGGCGCAGGTCAGCGCCGAGGTCGCGGTCGCCGGAGCGGCCCCCGAGGGCCGACAGTTCTTCGGTGAGGTCCAGCTGGTGAACGCCCGGGGCACCGCGGCGGGCACCGGCAGCGTCGTGATCGAGAAGGTCACGCCGTAACCGCGTCACCGTAGGCATGCCGTAGGCATGTGATCCGTACGACAGTGGGGCGGGCGCTCAACGGGCGCCCGCCCCACCGCGCTGTGCGCACCCTGTCCGCTCCCCGGACAATGGATTGGACAAGGACGCCGTGGACATACGCATCATGGAGCGGCAACCGTGCCCGTTCGTACGCTTGAAGGAGTTCCTGTGAAGGTCGGAATCGTCGGCGCCACCGGTCAGGTCGGCACAGTCATGCGCAGGATCCTGGCCGAGCGGAAGTTCCCGGCCGACGAGCTGCGGCTGTTCGCCTCCGCGCGCTCCGCGGGCTCCACGATCGAGTGGCAGGGCCGGAGCATCACCGTCGAGGACGCCTCCACCGCCGACTACACCGGCCTGGACATCGTGCTGTTCTCGGCCGGCGGCGCGACGTCGAAGGCGCTCGCCGAGAAGGTCGCCGCCCAGGGTGCCGTCGTGATCGACAACTCCTCCGCCTGGCGCAAGGACCCGCAGGTCCCGCTGGTCGTCTCCGAGGTCAACCCGCACGCGATCGCGGACCGCCCCAAGGGCATCATCGCCAACCCGAACTGCACCACGATGGCCGCCATGCCGGTGCTGCGCCCGCTGCACGACGAGGCCGGCCTGGAGGCGCTGACCGTCGCCACGTACCAGGCGGTGTCCGGCTCCGGGCTTGCCGGCGTGGCCGAGCTGCACGGACAGGTCTCCAAGGTCGTCGCGGAGGCCGACAAGCTCACCCACGACGGCGGCGCCGTCGACTTCCCCGAGCCGGACATCTACAAGCGTCCGATCGCCTTCAACGTGCTGCCGCTGGCCGGAGCCATCGTCGACGACGGCTCCTTCGAGACGGACGAGGAGCAGAAGCTCCGCAACGAGTCCCGCAAGATCCTGGAGATCCCCGGGCTGAAGGTGTCCGGCACCTGTGTCCGGGTCCCGGTCTTCTCCGGCCACTCGCTCCAGGTCAACGCCCGGTTCGCGCGGCCGATCGGCGTGGAGCGCGCGTACGAGCTGCTCGCGGCCGCCCCGGGCGTCGAGGTCTCGGAGATCCCCACGCCGCTGCAGGCCGCCGGGCAGGACGCGTCGTTCGTCGGGCGCATCCGGGCCGACGAGACCGTGGAGCACGGTCTCGCGCTCTTCGTCTCCAACGACAACCTGCGCAAGGGCGCGGCGCTGAACGCGATCCAGATCGCGGAGCTGGTCGCGGCGGAGCTGACGGGCTGACCAGGGTCAGCCCGTCCGCGGGGGTTCGGGGGCTCCGCCCCCGGACCCCCGCTCCTCAATCGCCGGAGGGGCTTGAATCCGGCCGCCGTACCTCGAAGTGCCAGCAGCCGTACTCCACCGCCCTGACGTGCACCAACGCCACCTCAGGATCCGCGAACGCCTCCGCGAAGGCCTCGTCGAAGCCCCGCTCCTCGTCCGCCGGGATCTGGAGCAGCCGGCCGCCCACGATGTGCCCGTCCCCGTCGTAGCGCCGCACCGTCCGCAGCGCCCCCGCCCGTGAGAACGGGTAGCCGGTGCGGCCGGGCGCCGGGCCCCCGCACTCCTCGGCGTGGATGAAGACGGGGCCCTGCTCGTCGTAAGCCCCCGGCTTCGCCCAGGCCGCGGCCGCCCAGCGGCGCAGCGGGGCATAGGAGACGAGGGCGATCCTCTCCCCCGCCTGGTTGCCCCGCAGGCAGCACCGCAGCGGGCTGCCCGTGTCCGTGGCGGCGTACGGGACGCAGGGGCGGCCCGCGTCGTCGGTCCCCCGGAGTTCCTTGAGCGCGGCCTCGTCGATCGCGCGTGCCTCGTAACTGGTCATACGGAGAGAGTGGCCCGCCCCACCGGTACGGTCCGGCGGAAAACGGACATCGCCTTGGACGCGGGTCACGTGGAAGGATGACCGGAAACATCACACATCAAGGAGATGACCGCGTGCCTGGCACGAATCTGACCCGCGAAGAGGCACAGGAGCGGGCGCGCCTGCTGACCGTGGACGCGTACGAGATCGATCTCGACCTCTCCGGAGCGCAGGAGGGTGGGACCTACCGGTCCGTCACCACCGTGCGCTTCGACTCCGCAGAAGCGGGGGCGCAGACCTTCATCGACCTGGTCGCCCCGGCCGTCCACGAGGTCGAGCTGAACGGCAAGCCCCTGGACGTCGCGGCCGTGTTCCGCGATTCGCGCATCACCCTGGCGCATCTGGCGGCGGGCTCCAACGAGCTGAAGGTCGTCGCCGACTGCTCGTACACGAACACGGGCGAGGGCCTGCACCGGTTCGTCGACCCGGTCGACCAGCAGGCTTACCTCTACACCCAGTTCGAGGTGCCGGACGCGCGCCGCGTCTTCGCGAGCTTCGAGCAGCCCGACCTGAAGGCGACCTTCCGGTTCACCGTGAAGGCCCCGTCCGGCTGGACCGTGATCTCGAACTCCCCGACGCCGGAGCCCACGGACGACGTCTGGTCGTTCGAGCCGACGCCGCGCATCTCCACGTACATCACCGCGCTGATCGCCGGCCCGTACCACTCGGTGCACAGCAGTTACGAGAAGGACGGGCAGAGCGTCCCGCTCGGCATCTACTGCCGCCCGTCGCTCGCGGAGTACCTCGACGCGGACGCGATCTTCGACGTGACCCGGCTGGGCTTCGACTGGTTCCAGGAGAAGTTCGACTACGCGTACCCCTTCGCCAAGTACGACCAGCTGTTCGTCCCGGAGTTCAACGCGGGCGCGATGGAGAACGCGGGCGCGGTCACCATCCGCGACCAGTACGTGTTCCGCTCCAAGGTGACGGACGCGGCGTACGAGACGCGGGCCGAGACGATCCTGCACGAGCTGGCCCACATGTGGTTCGGCGACCTCGTGACCATGGAGTGGTGGAACGACCTGTGGCTGAACGAGTCGTTCGCCACCTACACCTCGATCGCCTGCCTGTCGTACGCGGAGGGCTCGCAGTGGCCGCACTCCTGGACCACGTTCGCCAACTCGATGAAGACCTGGGCGTACCGGCAGGACCAGCTGCCCTCGACGCACCCGATCATGGCCGACATCCGTGACCTGGACGACGTCCTGGTCAACTTCGACGGCATCACGTACGCCAAGGGCGCCTCGGTCCTGAAGCAGCTGGTGGCGTACGTCGGCATGGACGAGTTCTTCAAGGGTGTGCAGGCCTACTTCAAGGCGCACGCCTTCGGCAACACCCGGCTCTCCGACCTGCTGGGCGCGCTGGAGAAGACCTCCGGACGCGATCTGAAGACCTGGTCGAAGGCGTGGCTGGAGACGGCCGGCATCAACATCCTGCGCCCGGAGATCGAGACGGACGCCGACGGCAACGTCACCTCGTTCGCCGTGCTCCAGGAGGCGCCCGCGCTGCCCGCGGGGGCGAAGGGCGAGCCGACGCTGCGGCCGCACCGGATCGCCATCGGCTGCTACGAGCTCGACGAGTCCGGGAAGCTGGTCCGCACCGACCGGATCGAGCTGGACGTCGACGGTGAGCGCACCGCCGTGCCGTTCCCGGCCGACACCAGGCGCCCGGCCGTGGTGCTGCTCAACGACGACGACCTCTCGTACGCGAAGGTCCGGCTCGACGAGGAGTCGCTGCGGGTCGTCACGGAGCACCTGGGCGACTTCACCGAGTCGCTGCCGCGCGCCCTGTGCTGGGCCTCCGCCTGGGACATGACGCGGGACGGCGAGCTGGCGACCCGGGACTACCTGTCGCTCGTCCTGTCCGGGGTCGGCAAGGAGTCGGACATCGGCGTCGTCCAGTCGCTGCACCGCCAGGTGAAGATGGCGCTGGACCTGTACTCGGCGCCTCAGTGGCGCGAGGCGGGGCTGACGCAGTGGACCGAGGCGACGCTCGCGCACCTGCGCGCGGCGGAGCCGGGCAGTGACCACCAGCTGGCCTGGGCGCGTGCCTTCGCGGCCACGGCCCGCAACCCGCAGCAGCTGGACCTGCTCCAGTCGCTGCTCGACGGCACGGAGGTGATCGAGGGCCTGGCCGTCGACACCGAGCTGCGCTGGGCGTTCGTGCAGCGGCTGGCCGCGACGGGGCTGCTGGACGAGGACGAGATCGCCGCGGAGTACGAGCGCGACCGGACGGCGGCGGGCGAGCGCCACGCGGCGTCGGCGCGTGCGGCGCGTCCCTCCGAGGAGGCGAAGGCGGAGGCGTGGGCCTCGGTCGTCGAGTCCGACAAGCTGCCGAACTCCCTCCAGGAGGCGGTCATCGGCGGGTTCGTCCAGACCGACCAGCACGAGCTGCTGGCGCCGTACACGGAGCGGTTCTTCGCCGCGGTGAAGGACGTCTGGGACTCGCGCAGCCACGAGATGGCCCAGCAGGTCGCCATCGGTCTGTACCCGGCTCTCCAGGTCTCGCAGGAGACCCTGGACGCCACGGACGCCTGGCTGGCCTCCGCCGAGCCGAGCGCGGCCCTGCGCCGGCTGATGTCGGAGTCGCGCTCCGGTGTGGAGCGGGCGCTGAAGGCGCGTGCGGCGGACGACGCTGCGGCGGCGACCGCGTAGCACGGTCCGGATGTGGAAACCGCCCGGCGGGCAGGCGCTGAAGCGCAGCCGTCCGCCGGGCGGGAGTCTTTACGGGCAGTCTCAGGCGCCCGACTCCTCGTAGCGGGCGGCCAGGGCCGCCGCGCCGGACTCGGTCAGCGAGCCGTGCAGGCGCATCCGGGCCACCCCGCCGTCGGGGAAGGCGTCCAGGCGGACGTGGGTGACCACGGCCTGGGCGCGGAGCGGGAAGCGGTGCAGGGTGTCGGGCTGGAGGCGGGTGCGGGGGATGATCTCGAACCACTCGCCCGTCTCGCCGTTGCGGCCCTGGAGGGCGATCCAGCCGGCCGCGTTCCCCTTGAGGTAGGCGGTGTCGATCTCGACCGCGCGGACGGCGCCCTGGGCGGGCAGCCGGAAGCGCACCCAGTCGTTGGTGTCGCGGACCCGGCGGCGGCGGTTCTCCCAGCCGTCGTCCATCTTGCGGGAGGTGCCGGGCAGGATGATCTGGGTCGGCGAGGAGTAGAAGCGGTCGGAGGCGTCCTCGTAGCTTCCGCCGTTCAGGACCGAGATCAGGTCGAAGGTGCCGAGCGCCGCGAGCCAGGACGGGTCGGGGACGACCTCGCCGTGCACGCGCAGGCGGGCGATGCCGCCGTCGGGGTGCTGGCAGAGGCGGATGTGGGTGTAGCGGCGGTCGCCGGTGATCTCGAAGCCGTTGGCGGCGTGGCCGCGTACGGGGGTCGGCGGGACGATCTCGTCCCACTTGACGTCGTCCGCGAGGAGCGCCTCTGGGCTGGGTGAGCCCGGGACCGAGGTCGCCTGGACCGATACGCGCTGCGGGTAGTTGCCGCGGAAGTGGGCGGTGTCGACGACGAGCCCGCGGATGATGCCGGGGGCGCCGAGGCGGATCAGGGCCCAGTCGTGCTCGTCGGGGGCGGGGAAGGGGTGGGCGGCGTCCGCGCCGCGGCGGCGGCGGGTCTCCCAGCCGTCCATGATCTTGCCCTTGTGGCCGAAGTGCTCGGGGTCGAAGACCGCGCGCTCCCTGAGCAGGAGGTTCTCACGCTGGGCGAAGAACTCGTCGTTGGCGGCGATCACGCCCGCGCCGAGGCGCCGGTCCGCGAGGTCGACCAGCTCGGTGAAGGGGAGCTCTGTGGTGCGGTAGTCGGCGTACGGGTCGCCGCCGCCGTACGGGGCCGCGTCATTGGCGTGGGGGTCGTTGTCCAGGGCGGGGGTCTCGCTCGCGTCGAAGGTCATGTGCCCACTGTCGTACAGACCCATCAATCAGGTCCATCGAAAGTTTTCGCACATTTCGTTCAGCTCAGCTGAACGATGCCTCGCGCGCGGCGCTGACCTCCTTGAGCGCGGCCAGCACCCGGGCCACCGCGGGGCCGGTCTCGGCCCCCTGCCGCACCGCCGCCACCACATGGCGCCGGGGCAGATCGGCGCCGAGCACCCGTAGCGCCACGCCCTTGCGGCGTTCCGCGGAGGCCATCCGGGGGATCAGCGCGACACCCATGCCCGCCTCCACCATCGCCAGGATCGCGGTCCACCCGGAGGCGCTGTGGGCCTGCTCGGGGACGAACCCGGCGGCCTCGCAGGCGGCGGTGGTGATCTCCGACCACGGGCCGGAGCCGCCGAAGATCCACGGCTCCGCAGCGAGGTCGGCCAGCCGGAGGCCGGGGGCCTCGGCGAGCCTGTGTCCGACGGGGAGGGCGACGTCGAGCGGGTCCGCGAGCAGCGGCAGCAGGGCGAACCGGGTGTCGCGCGCCGTCGGGGCGTGCGCCGCGAGCGAGAGCGCGAGGTCGACGTCACCGGCCGCGAGGAGCTCGTACGCCTCCGCGGCCTCCGCCTCCCGCACCCGTACCCCGGGTCCCGGCCGGCCGTCGGCCCGCAGCAGCTGGACCGCGGGGACGACGAGGGCGGGCACCGCGGTCGAGAACGCGCCGACCCGCACCTCCCCCGCCTCGCCCCGCAGGTAGCCGGTCAGCTCGGCCTCCGCGCGCTCCAGCTGGGCGAACACCACTTCGGCGTGGCGGAGTACGAGGTGGGCGGCGTCGGTGAGCCTGACCCGCCTGCCCTGCGCCTCCAGCAGCGGCACGCCGAGCTGCTTGCCGAGGTTCGACAGCTGCTGGGACACCGCGGAGGGGGTCATCATGAGCGCCTCCGCCGTCGCCGTGACGGTCCCGCGCTCGCTGAGCACCCGCAGGATCCGGAGCTTCTTGATGTCCCACTCGGTCATGTCCGCACATTAGCCGCCGTCCGGTCCCGGACCCGGCCCGCCCCCAGCGCCACTCCGCCGAGGATCAGGGCCAGCCAGAGGAGCTGGGCGGGCCCGGTCGGCTCGCCCAGCAGGACGAAGGAGAGCCCGGCCACACAGACGGGCTGGAGGTAGTAGACGATCCCGGTGCGCGCCGCGCCGATCAGCGCGACGGCCCGGTTCCAGGCGAAGAACGCGAGGGCCGAGGAGAACACGCCGACGTACAGCAGTGGTCCGACGGTGCCGGCCGTCGGCTCGAACCCGCCCTGGACGGCGACGCTGACCGCGAAGGCGGGTGCCAGCATCAGCGCGCCCAGCACGAAGGTGGCGAGGAGGAAGGCCGGTTGGCCGATCTCCGGGGGGCGGCGGCGCAGCAGCGCGCTGTAGGAGGCGAAGCTGAGCATGGCGGCGAACATCCACAGGTCACCGGGGGCGAAGTGCAGTGCGAGGGAGCCGTCGCCGACCAGCAGCAGAACTCCGGTGCAGGCGATGGCCATTCCGGCGATGCGGCGCCCGCCGAGCCGTTGGCCGCCGAGGCGTTCGTACAGCGCCATCACCACCGGTGAGGCGGCCATGATCATGCCCATCTGGCCGGCCGAGGTGGACAGGCCCGCCTGGTTGACCAGGGTGTTGTAGACGGTGATCCCGAGCAGTGCGGCGAGGGTGAGGAAGCCCAGGTGGCGGCGGATCAGCGCGCGTTGCCGCCAGGTCTCCCGCGCCGCGAGGGGGGCGACCGCCGCGACGGCGACGATCCAGCGCCAGAAGGCGGCCTGGACGGGCGGGACGGTGTCGTGCAGGGCGCGCGCGGCGACGAAGCTGCCGGACCAGACGACCGTCGCGACGAGGGCGAGCAGGAGGCCCTTCCCCGAGGTCCGCCGGGCTCCTGCCGCTCGTACCGCTTTCGGGGAAGCCTCTTTGACGTCGGTCACGGGGCCACCGTCACACCGGCAGAGCATTCAGGTCCATCGAATACTTTCGATGAATTTCTGAAGCAGAACTTAACGAATCAGCTGACGACGAGCGAGGTGAACGGCTCGCCGGCGCACAACAGGGCGTCCCGGCGCGCTCGCGCACGTCGGGACGCCCTGGGACGTTATGGGTGTCGCGCAGCTCTGTGTGCCGCGCGGCCGGGTGTCAGGCCTGCTGCTTCTTGGACTTGTCGAGGACCATGACCAGTCCGGCGATGACCCCGAACAGCACCAGGGGGGCCACGACGAACAGGCCGATCGTGTCGATCACGCTCAGGCCGGGACCCGGGTCGTCGCCGTCGTCGCGGGTGAGCGCGAGCGCGGGGGACGTCATGAGCAGCATCATCAGCGTCGTTCCGGCGGCGACCGCGCCGGCGCGCATAGCGTTCTTCTTGTCCACGGTACAAACGTAGCGAACGGCTACGAGGGCCGCGCGCCCGGGGGTGCCGTACGGGTCCTTCCGGGCTCCTGGCGGGGGTTGAGGACTTCCATCAGCCGGTACAGCCGGGGGGAGGCGGCCAGCTCCTCCAGGGTGACCGGCCTGCCCTCCGCATCGGCGATGGGCAGCCGCCAGTTGGGGTACTCGTCCCAGGTGCCCGGCAGGTTCTGCGGGCGGCGGTCACCGATCGTGTCGGGCAGCCAGACCCCGGTCATCCGGGCCGGGGTGCGCAGCAGGAAGCGGTGGACGGCGCGGACGGCCGCCTCCTCGTCACCACCGCCCTCGGGGAGCAGGCCGAGCCGGGAGAGCAGGCCGAGCCACTCGGCGGTGTCGGCGCCGTCCTCCGTCCGCTCCTGGTCCAGCGGGCGGGTGAGCAGGCCGAGGCGGTGGCGCAGCGTCACATGGTCGCCGGTCAGCCGGGCGGCGGTGGAGGGCAGATCGTGGGTGGTGGCGGTGGCCAGGCAGTCCGTGCGCCACTCCTCGGGGGCCAACGGGCGGCCGGTACCCGCCCAGTCCCGCTCGAACCAGAGCACGGAGGTGCCGAGGACGCCGCGGCGGGCGAGCGCCTCGCGGACGCCGGGTTCGACGGTGCCGAGGTCCTCCCCCACGACGACGGTGCCCGCCCGGTGGGCCTCCAGGACGAGGACGGCGAGCATCGCCTCCGCGTCCTGGCTGACGTAGGTGCCCTCGGTCGGCGGACGCCCCTCCGGCACCCACCAGAGCCGGAACAGGCCCATCACGTGGTCGATGCGCAGGGCGCCGGCCCGGCCGAGGATCCCGCGCAGCAGACCCCGGAACGGGGCGTAGCCGGAGGCGGCCAGCGCGTCGGGGCGCCAGGGCGGCAGGCCCCAGTCCTGGCCGCGCGCGTTGAAGGCGTCCGGGGGCGCGCCGATGGACATGCCGTGCGCGAAGGCGTCCTGCTGGGCCCAGGTGTCGGCGCCGCCGGGGTGTACGCCGACCGCGAGGTCGTGGACGATCCCGACGGCCATCCCGGCGTCCCGGGCGGCGCGCTGGGCGTCGGCCAGCTGAGTGTCGGTCAGCCAGGCGAGCCGGCAGTGGAAGTCGACCCGGTCGAGCAGTTCGCCCCGGGCGCGGGCGGTCTCCCGGGAGCGGGGGTCGCGCAGCCCGGCCGGCCAGCTGTGCCAGTCGGAGCCGTGCACCTCGGCCAGGGCGCACCACAGGGCGTGGTCCTCCAGGGCCGGTCCCTGCCGGGCGAGGAAGTCGCAGTACTCGGCGCGGCGGCCGGGCGTGAGGGGGACGGCGGCGAGGATGGCGAGGGCCTGCCGCTTGAGCTCCCAGACGGCGTCGCGGTCGATCAGGGCGCCCTTGTTCAGGACGCCGTCGCTGAGCTCCGCGGCACGGCGGCGCAGATCGTCGAGCGCGG includes these proteins:
- a CDS encoding DMT family transporter, whose translation is MTDVKEASPKAVRAAGARRTSGKGLLLALVATVVWSGSFVAARALHDTVPPVQAAFWRWIVAVAAVAPLAARETWRQRALIRRHLGFLTLAALLGITVYNTLVNQAGLSTSAGQMGMIMAASPVVMALYERLGGQRLGGRRIAGMAIACTGVLLLVGDGSLALHFAPGDLWMFAAMLSFASYSALLRRRPPEIGQPAFLLATFVLGALMLAPAFAVSVAVQGGFEPTAGTVGPLLYVGVFSSALAFFAWNRAVALIGAARTGIVYYLQPVCVAGLSFVLLGEPTGPAQLLWLALILGGVALGAGRVRDRTAANVRT
- the malQ gene encoding 4-alpha-glucanotransferase — its product is MGLPRLAALHGVATSYSPSADVTVSVPDGTVVAVLAALGVDAATPEAVQEALAAAESAAGSRLLPPTLVVWTGEPLPPALTALPPGTELTVRPEEAIRPEEPGPVRPARMRTPSRDAAPAVSGQPPAVVSASGQAPGAVTVSGQAPGQASGAVSGASAPGWWTEPPLGVHRLTARAPEQPAESCTLIVAPARVPQPPSRSHGFLVQLYSLLSARSWGMGDLGDLADLASWSGRCLGASFVQVNPLHAAVLGSPTDPSPYRPSSRRFPDPVHLRVESVPEYGHASDRAALDDLRRRAAELSDGVLNKGALIDRDAVWELKRQALAILAAVPLTPGRRAEYCDFLARQGPALEDHALWCALAEVHGSDWHSWPAGLRDPRSRETARARGELLDRVDFHCRLAWLTDTQLADAQRAARDAGMAVGIVHDLAVGVHPGGADTWAQQDAFAHGMSIGAPPDAFNARGQDWGLPPWRPDALAASGYAPFRGLLRGILGRAGALRIDHVMGLFRLWWVPEGRPPTEGTYVSQDAEAMLAVLVLEAHRAGTVVVGEDLGTVEPGVREALARRGVLGTSVLWFERDWAGTGRPLAPEEWRTDCLATATTHDLPSTAARLTGDHVTLRHRLGLLTRPLDQERTEDGADTAEWLGLLSRLGLLPEGGGDEEAAVRAVHRFLLRTPARMTGVWLPDTIGDRRPQNLPGTWDEYPNWRLPIADAEGRPVTLEELAASPRLYRLMEVLNPRQEPGRTRTAPPGARPS